The DNA window CGTGCACCCCGACGCCCAGCGCGGCCGCCAGCACCACCATCGCGACCTGGGGCGGGTTGCCGGTCGTCTGACCGCCCCAGCCGCCGTACGAGAGGAACGCGGGATAGAGCGAGTACGCCGCCGCCCAGGTCAGCCACGAGAACAGGCCGTTGCGCAGCAGGATGTTGCCGACCAGGCCGATGCCGAGCGAGACGAGGTAGATGCAGCCGGCGGTGACGCCGTTGGAGACCGCCAAGGGGACGACCAGCAGCACACCGCACCCCCAGGCGAACCAGGCGGTGCCGGGGTCGAGGTAGCCGTCGGCGAGGGGCTTCCCGCTGGGGAGGCGCTTGGCGTCCCGGACGCGGTCGACGAGGTCGTTGTGCCAGCCCAGCACGGCCTGGCCCACCAGCACCGTCGCCAGCACGAGCCCGACCTCGCGGCCCGGCCTGCCGGAGATCGCGGCGGCGATCGCCATCCCGGCCGCGGTGAGCGCGGCCACGCGGGGGTGGGCGGCGCGGAGCAGCAGGACCGGCGTGGTGTGCGCGAGCGTACGGCGCCGCTCCCGGGTGGGCGCGCTCACCGTTGGTGGGGCCTCGGCGGGGTCGTCGGGGACGGTGGTGGTGGCCGTGGAACCGGTTCCGGCGGGCGCTGGCTCGGCCGGTTCCGTCCTCCGTCGAAGCAGGCGGGGCGACATACCCCGCAGTATCGACCAGCGGCCCCGCAGGTATGCCTGTTCGGGCTTCACAACTGCACGCGAACCCGTCCACGAGGGGCCGGCCACCACACCCGATGCGGTTCTGTCAAGCCCCGATTGTGCCCCTGACCTGCGCAAACGATGAAGAGGTCTCAGGGATGGCGTGTTAGAATCGTTACCTAGGAAGGGGTACTTCACATATGACTTTCACCGTCGGCGAAACGGTTGTTTACCCGAATCACGGGGCCGCGATCATCGAGGACATCGAGATGCGGACCATCAAGGGAGAGGA is part of the Nocardioides conyzicola genome and encodes:
- a CDS encoding UbiA family prenyltransferase — protein: MSAPTRERRRTLAHTTPVLLLRAAHPRVAALTAAGMAIAAAISGRPGREVGLVLATVLVGQAVLGWHNDLVDRVRDAKRLPSGKPLADGYLDPGTAWFAWGCGVLLVVPLAVSNGVTAGCIYLVSLGIGLVGNILLRNGLFSWLTWAAAYSLYPAFLSYGGWGGQTTGNPPQVAMVVLAAALGVGVHVLCALPGLVADHENGFRHLPLRLALKIGATRLLLVALVWTALALVALLLVGNAVGLRQ